A section of the Oncorhynchus nerka isolate Pitt River unplaced genomic scaffold, Oner_Uvic_2.0 unplaced_scaffold_1045, whole genome shotgun sequence genome encodes:
- the LOC135570193 gene encoding keratin-associated protein 4-12-like codes for MCRCACCPPSVPLLHAAVYVPLCMPSDVYVPLLRTAVCMPLCMPSSMCRCACMPPSNVYAAVACRRLCASVAAAVCAAVMPPSVPLLLCRRLCAAVACRRLTSVCRCACRLSAVCMPLLHAAVYRCCRCMCRLTSVCRCCICCRRLCLCAAVAAVNVCMPLCMLYAAVMPSMCRCCMLSMPLCLPPNVYAAVACRRLCRRAAVHMLCICQVSCMHAVAAVHAAVYAAVACRRLTSMPLCMLCRRLTSMCRCCMLCRHKPPSVCRCCRRLVLCRCCLLPPIPPSMPLCMP; via the coding sequence ATGTGCCGCTGTGCCTGTTGCCCGCCGTCTGTGCCGCTGTTGCATGCCGCCGTCTATGTGCCGCTGTGCATGCCGTCTGACGTCTATGTGCCGCTGTTGCGTACCGCCGTCTGTATGCCGCTGTGCATGCCGTCGTCTATGTGCCGCTGTGCATGCATGCCGCCGTCTAACGTCTATGCCGCTGTTGCATGCCGCCGTCTGTGTGCGTCTGTTGCCGCTGCCGTCTGTGCCGCTGTTATGCCGCCGTCTGTGCCGCTGTTGCTGTGCCGCCGTCTATGTGCCGCTGTTGCATGCCGCCGTCTGACGTCTGTGTGCCGCTGTGCATGCCGTCTGTCTGCCGTCTGTATGCCGCTGTTGCATGCCGCCGTCTACCGCTGTTGCCGCTGTATGTGCCGTCTGACGTCTGTATGCCGCTGTTGCATCTGTTGCCGCCGTCTATGTCTGTGTGCCGCTGTTGCCGCCGTCAACGTCTGTATGCCGCTGTGCATGCTCTATGCCGCTGTCATGCCGTCTATGTGCCGCTGTTGCATGCTGTCTATGCCGCTGTGCCTGCCGCCTAACGTCTATGCCGCTGTTGCATGCCGCCGTCTGTGCCGTCGTGCCGCTGTTCATATGCTGTGCATCTGCCAGGTATCTTGCATGCATGCTGTTGCCGCTGTGCATGCCGCCGTCTATGCCGCTGTTGCGTGCCGCCGTCTAACGTCTATGCCGCTGTGCATGCTGTGCCGCCGTCTGACGTCTATGTGCCGCTGTTGCATGCTGTGCCGCCATAAACCGCCGTCTGTATGCCGCTGTTGCCGCCGTCTGGTTCTGTGCCGCTGTTGTCTGTTGCCGCCGATACCGCCGTCTATGCCGCTGTGCATGCCATAA